One Streptomyces drozdowiczii DNA segment encodes these proteins:
- a CDS encoding bifunctional succinyldiaminopimelate transaminase/glutamate-prephenate aminotransferase, with protein MSAVSSRLPVFPWDKLAPYKSTAEAHPDGIVDLSVGTPVDPVPELIRQALVAAADSPGYPTVWGTVALRDALTGWVERRLGAVSVTHENVLPVVGSKELVAWLPTQLGLGPGDKVAYPRLAYPTYEVGARLCGAEPVAYDDPTELDPAGLKLLWLNSPSNPTGRVLAEDELIRIVAWAREHGVLVFSDECYLELGWEAEPVSVLHPDVCGGTYEGIVAVHSLSKRSNLAGYRAAFIAGDAAVLGELLQIRKHGGMMTAAPVQAATVAALGDDTHVAEQRARYADRRAALRTALEAHGFRIEHSEASLYLWATRDEPCWDTVAYLAELGILVAPGDFYGPAGDRFVRVAFTATDERVAAAVKRLG; from the coding sequence GTGTCCGCAGTCTCCTCCCGCCTCCCGGTCTTCCCCTGGGACAAGCTGGCGCCCTACAAGTCGACGGCCGAGGCCCACCCGGACGGGATCGTGGACCTGTCCGTCGGCACTCCCGTCGACCCGGTGCCCGAGCTGATCCGGCAGGCGCTCGTCGCGGCCGCGGACAGCCCCGGCTATCCGACGGTGTGGGGGACCGTCGCGCTGCGCGACGCGCTCACCGGCTGGGTGGAGCGGCGGCTCGGCGCGGTGTCGGTGACCCACGAGAACGTGCTGCCCGTCGTCGGCTCCAAGGAACTGGTGGCCTGGCTGCCGACCCAGCTCGGCCTGGGCCCCGGCGACAAGGTCGCCTACCCGCGCCTCGCCTACCCGACGTACGAGGTCGGCGCCCGGCTCTGCGGCGCGGAGCCGGTGGCCTACGACGACCCGACCGAGCTGGACCCGGCCGGCCTGAAGCTCCTCTGGCTCAACTCCCCGTCCAACCCGACCGGCCGCGTCCTCGCCGAGGACGAGCTGATCCGCATCGTCGCCTGGGCGCGCGAGCACGGCGTACTGGTCTTCAGCGACGAGTGCTACCTGGAGCTGGGCTGGGAAGCGGAGCCGGTCTCCGTGCTCCACCCGGACGTGTGCGGCGGTACGTACGAGGGCATCGTCGCCGTCCACTCCCTGTCGAAGCGGTCCAACCTCGCGGGCTACCGCGCCGCGTTCATCGCGGGCGACGCGGCCGTGCTCGGCGAGCTGCTGCAGATCCGCAAGCACGGCGGGATGATGACGGCCGCCCCCGTCCAGGCCGCGACCGTCGCCGCGCTCGGCGACGACACGCACGTCGCCGAGCAGCGCGCCCGGTACGCGGACCGGCGTGCCGCCCTGCGTACGGCGCTGGAGGCCCACGGCTTCCGCATCGAGCACAGCGAGGCGAGCCTGTACCTCTGGGCCACCCGCGACGAACCCTGCTGGGACACCGTGGCGTACCTGGCGGAGCTGGGCATCCTGGTCGCGCCCGGCGACTTCTACGGGCCGGCCGGCGACCGCTTCGTCCGTGTGGCGTTCACGGCCACCGACGAGCGCGTGGCGGCGGCGGTCAAGCGCCTCGGCTGA
- the dapE gene encoding succinyl-diaminopimelate desuccinylase, producing the protein MAESTLDLTLDGPALTAALVDFPSVSGEEKDLADAIETALRELPHLTVERYGNNVVARTDLGRSERVILAGHIDTVPIADNVPSRLDADGLLWGCGTSDMKSGVAVQLRIAATVPEPNRDLTFVFYDQEEVAAHLNGLGRIADAHPDWLKGDFAILLEGSNGEVEGGCQGTLRVFLHLEGERAHSARSWMGSNAVHAAAPVLARLAAYEPRRPVIDGLEYHEGLNAVRIEGGVANNVIPDACTVVVNYRYAPDLGQEEALAHVREVFADCGVAEFTVDDHSGAAMPGLSHPAAKAFMDAVGGVARPKFGWTDVARFGPLGVPAVNYGPGDPVFAHKRDEHVKVERITHCEERLRSWLTA; encoded by the coding sequence ATGGCCGAAAGCACGCTTGACCTCACCCTTGACGGGCCCGCCCTCACCGCCGCGCTCGTGGACTTCCCCTCGGTCAGCGGGGAGGAGAAGGACCTCGCCGATGCCATCGAGACAGCGCTGCGCGAACTGCCGCACCTGACCGTCGAGCGGTACGGGAACAACGTCGTGGCCAGGACGGACCTCGGCCGTTCCGAACGCGTCATCCTGGCCGGGCACATCGACACCGTGCCGATCGCCGACAACGTGCCGTCCCGGCTCGACGCGGACGGCCTCCTCTGGGGCTGCGGCACCTCCGACATGAAGTCCGGCGTCGCCGTCCAGCTGCGCATCGCCGCCACCGTGCCGGAGCCCAACCGCGACCTCACCTTCGTCTTCTACGACCAGGAGGAGGTCGCCGCCCACCTCAACGGCCTCGGCCGCATCGCCGACGCCCACCCGGACTGGCTGAAGGGCGACTTCGCCATCCTGCTGGAGGGCTCGAACGGCGAGGTCGAGGGCGGCTGCCAGGGCACCCTGCGGGTCTTCCTCCACCTGGAGGGCGAGCGGGCGCACTCCGCGCGCAGCTGGATGGGGTCCAACGCGGTCCACGCCGCCGCCCCGGTCCTCGCCCGCCTCGCCGCGTACGAGCCCCGGCGGCCGGTGATCGACGGCCTGGAGTACCACGAGGGCCTGAACGCCGTACGCATCGAGGGAGGCGTCGCCAACAACGTCATCCCCGACGCCTGCACGGTCGTCGTCAACTACCGCTACGCCCCCGACCTCGGCCAGGAGGAGGCCCTGGCCCACGTCCGCGAGGTCTTCGCGGACTGCGGCGTCGCGGAGTTCACGGTGGACGACCACTCCGGCGCGGCGATGCCCGGCCTTTCCCACCCGGCGGCCAAGGCATTCATGGACGCGGTCGGCGGCGTCGCCCGGCCCAAGTTCGGCTGGACGGACGTGGCCCGCTTCGGCCCCCTCGGCGTCCCGGCGGTCAACTACGGCCCCGGCGACCCGGTCTTCGCCCACAAGCGCGACGAGCACGTCAAGGTGGAGCGCATCACCCACTGCGAGGAGCGCCTGCGCTCCTGGCTCACCGCCTGA
- a CDS encoding enoyl-CoA hydratase/isomerase family protein: protein MADHDDVVRYDLSDGLATITINRPGAMNAMNTAAKVALRDALRSAAADTGVRAVLLTAAGERAFCVGQDLKEHLAKLAETEAAGEGNALSTVQEHYNPIVRALTEMPKPVVAGINGAAAGAGFGFALACDYRVAADTASFNTSFAGVALTADSGVSWTLPRLIGRSRAADLLLFPRSISARDAHELGIVNRLVPAAELAAEAASVARALADGPTVAYAALKESLAFGAGHSLAEALEKEDELQTRAGVSEDHGIAVRAFLAKEKPKYVGR, encoded by the coding sequence ATGGCCGATCACGACGACGTGGTGCGGTACGACCTCAGCGACGGGCTCGCCACCATCACGATCAACCGCCCCGGCGCGATGAACGCCATGAACACCGCCGCCAAGGTGGCCCTCCGTGACGCGCTGCGGTCCGCCGCCGCCGACACCGGCGTACGGGCGGTGCTGCTCACCGCGGCCGGCGAGCGCGCCTTCTGCGTCGGGCAGGACCTCAAGGAGCACCTGGCCAAGCTCGCCGAGACCGAGGCGGCGGGCGAGGGCAACGCGCTCAGCACTGTGCAGGAGCACTACAACCCCATCGTGCGGGCGCTGACCGAGATGCCGAAGCCGGTCGTGGCCGGGATCAACGGCGCCGCCGCCGGAGCGGGCTTCGGCTTCGCGCTCGCCTGCGACTACCGGGTCGCCGCCGACACCGCCTCCTTCAACACCTCGTTCGCCGGGGTCGCCCTCACCGCCGACTCGGGCGTCTCCTGGACGCTGCCCCGGCTCATCGGCCGGAGCCGCGCCGCCGACCTGCTGCTCTTCCCGCGCTCCATCTCCGCGCGGGACGCCCACGAGCTGGGCATCGTCAACAGGCTGGTGCCCGCCGCCGAGCTGGCCGCCGAGGCGGCCTCCGTGGCCCGCGCCCTGGCCGACGGGCCGACCGTCGCCTACGCGGCGCTCAAGGAGTCGCTCGCCTTCGGCGCCGGTCACAGCCTGGCCGAGGCCCTGGAGAAGGAGGACGAGCTCCAGACCAGGGCGGGGGTCTCCGAGGACCACGGGATCGCGGTGCGGGCGTTCCTCGCGAAGGAGAAGCCGAAGTACGTGGGGCGGTAG
- a CDS encoding transglutaminase-like domain-containing protein, giving the protein MAPERNDREELRRRFAEEARAERPDLALLCLLVAAEADPELDAHGIDEAQIELDRLAGLLPYGLRGAHAWASALAELLGERHGFEGAAADYQRLESSLLHEVLRRRRGLPILLSVVWIEVARRAGAPVYGVALPGHFVVGFGDPAERVLADPFAGGRPLSDQDAELMVTSATGERWEPSSLEPARPLEVVLRVLNNIRAWAAARPEHTAVALWAAELSLLLPSHPARLRYEHAQLLVRAGEFLRGAAEMEEYAQVVEEVEPAVAEAVRNSARAARALLN; this is encoded by the coding sequence GTGGCGCCCGAGAGGAACGACCGCGAGGAGCTGCGCCGCCGGTTCGCGGAGGAGGCCCGGGCCGAGCGGCCCGATCTGGCGCTGCTGTGCCTGCTGGTGGCGGCGGAGGCGGATCCGGAGCTGGACGCGCACGGCATCGACGAGGCCCAGATCGAGCTGGACCGGCTGGCCGGGCTGCTCCCGTACGGTCTGCGCGGGGCCCACGCCTGGGCGTCGGCGCTGGCCGAACTGCTCGGTGAGCGGCACGGGTTCGAGGGGGCGGCGGCGGACTACCAGCGGCTGGAGTCGTCCCTGCTGCACGAGGTGCTGCGGCGGCGGCGCGGGCTGCCGATCCTGCTGTCGGTGGTGTGGATCGAGGTCGCCCGGCGGGCGGGCGCCCCCGTGTACGGGGTGGCTCTGCCGGGCCATTTCGTGGTCGGCTTCGGCGACCCGGCCGAGCGGGTCCTCGCCGATCCGTTCGCCGGGGGGCGGCCGCTGTCGGACCAGGACGCGGAGCTGATGGTGACGAGCGCGACCGGGGAGCGGTGGGAGCCGTCGTCGCTGGAGCCCGCCCGGCCGCTGGAGGTCGTGCTGCGGGTCCTGAACAACATCCGGGCCTGGGCCGCGGCCCGCCCGGAGCACACGGCCGTGGCGCTGTGGGCGGCCGAGCTGTCGCTGCTGCTGCCGTCGCATCCGGCCAGGCTGCGCTACGAGCACGCCCAGCTGCTGGTGCGCGCGGGCGAGTTCCTGCGCGGGGCGGCCGAGATGGAGGAGTACGCGCAGGTCGTGGAGGAGGTCGAGCCGGCCGTGGCGGAGGCGGTGCGCAACAGTGCGCGGGCGGCGCGGGCGCTCCTGAACTGA
- a CDS encoding sugar O-acetyltransferase: MTDYFAGDPRTNHERMLAGDLYIADDPQIVEAQKRAVRLAARYLAAYSEDPDAAQPLVAELLGGLGAGAHIRPPLYVDYGSYITVGEDTFINYNLTALDVAPITIGRDCQIGPNVQLLTPTHPVEPEPRRDKLEAARPITIGDNVWLGGGAIVLAGVTIGDNSVIGAGAVVTKDIPANVVAVGNPARVIRSI; encoded by the coding sequence ATGACGGACTACTTCGCGGGCGATCCGCGCACGAACCACGAGCGCATGCTCGCCGGAGACCTGTACATCGCGGACGACCCGCAGATCGTCGAGGCCCAGAAGCGGGCCGTGCGGCTGGCCGCCCGCTATCTCGCCGCCTACAGCGAGGACCCGGACGCCGCGCAGCCGCTCGTCGCCGAACTCCTCGGCGGCCTCGGCGCGGGCGCGCACATCCGGCCGCCGCTGTACGTCGACTACGGCTCGTACATCACGGTCGGCGAGGACACGTTCATCAACTACAACCTGACCGCGCTGGACGTCGCGCCGATCACCATCGGCCGGGACTGCCAGATCGGGCCGAACGTCCAGCTGCTCACGCCCACGCATCCGGTGGAGCCGGAGCCGCGCCGGGACAAGCTGGAGGCGGCACGGCCCATCACGATCGGCGACAATGTCTGGCTCGGCGGCGGGGCGATCGTGCTGGCCGGGGTGACCATCGGGGACAACAGCGTCATCGGCGCGGGAGCCGTCGTCACCAAGGACATCCCCGCCAACGTGGTCGCCGTGGGCAATCCGGCCCGGGTGATCCGTTCGATCTAG
- a CDS encoding DivIVA domain-containing protein, whose translation MFWFLLLAMVVVVAAVTLAVVGGGRSAVLQDVAPEQLTDPLPASRPVGRADVEALRLPVGLRGYRMADVDDALGRLGAELAERDARIAELESALAGAQASRTGGPDLLKEEPPRPWQAPGTAAPADERPAGDDEEPGR comes from the coding sequence GTGTTCTGGTTCTTGCTGCTGGCGATGGTGGTGGTGGTTGCCGCGGTCACCCTCGCGGTGGTCGGTGGAGGCAGGAGCGCCGTCCTTCAGGACGTGGCGCCCGAGCAGCTGACCGACCCGCTGCCCGCCTCGCGCCCGGTCGGCCGGGCGGACGTCGAGGCGCTGCGGCTCCCCGTCGGCCTCCGGGGCTACCGGATGGCGGACGTGGACGACGCGCTCGGCCGGCTCGGCGCCGAGCTGGCCGAGCGGGACGCCCGGATCGCGGAGCTGGAGTCGGCCCTCGCCGGTGCGCAGGCGAGCAGGACGGGCGGGCCCGACCTGCTCAAGGAGGAGCCACCCCGCCCCTGGCAGGCGCCCGGGACCGCCGCCCCGGCCGACGAGCGGCCCGCGGGTGACGACGAGGAGCCCGGCCGATGA
- a CDS encoding ATP-binding protein: MSLPLTRRIARTALLIAAGAAPVVGAAGAAGAAELPQAPDLGGLTSVEGSGLGKTVEGAAKPASGAANETGGKLVGTALPVAGKTLTDVGGKAAPAAKKVSGATKGGATGTVSKAAKGGLPTDSLTKGLPLG, from the coding sequence ATGTCCCTCCCCCTGACCCGTCGGATCGCCCGTACCGCGCTGCTGATCGCGGCGGGTGCGGCCCCCGTGGTCGGTGCGGCCGGTGCCGCGGGTGCCGCGGAGCTCCCGCAGGCCCCGGACCTCGGCGGTCTCACCAGCGTCGAGGGTTCCGGTCTCGGCAAGACGGTCGAAGGCGCCGCGAAGCCGGCCTCGGGTGCCGCGAACGAGACCGGCGGCAAGCTCGTCGGCACGGCCCTGCCGGTGGCGGGCAAGACGCTCACCGACGTCGGCGGCAAGGCCGCCCCCGCCGCGAAGAAGGTCTCCGGCGCCACCAAGGGCGGCGCCACCGGCACCGTCTCCAAGGCGGCCAAGGGCGGCCTGCCCACCGACTCCCTCACCAAGGGCCTGCCGCTCGGCTGA
- a CDS encoding DNA-3-methyladenine glycosylase I produces MTGGAVAAADGGLRCPWGLSTEDYLWYHDTEWGRPVHGDDALFERLCLEAFQSGLSWLTILRRREGFRSAFAGFSIPAVAEFTEADRERLLADEGIIRNRAKVDATMANARVLAGWGAGELDELIWSYAPDPLSRPAPKTLGDVPAVTPESTALAKELKKRGLRFIGPTTAYALMQACGLVDDHLADCVSRPTPV; encoded by the coding sequence ATGACCGGCGGAGCCGTGGCGGCGGCGGACGGCGGACTGCGCTGCCCCTGGGGCCTGTCCACCGAGGACTACCTCTGGTACCACGACACGGAGTGGGGCCGCCCGGTCCACGGCGACGACGCGCTGTTCGAGCGGCTGTGCCTGGAGGCGTTCCAGTCGGGTCTGTCCTGGCTGACGATCCTGCGCCGCCGCGAGGGCTTCCGCAGCGCGTTCGCCGGCTTCAGCATCCCGGCGGTCGCGGAGTTCACGGAAGCGGACCGGGAGCGGCTGCTGGCCGACGAGGGCATCATCCGCAATCGCGCGAAGGTCGACGCCACCATGGCCAACGCCCGGGTGCTGGCCGGCTGGGGCGCCGGCGAGCTGGACGAGCTGATCTGGTCGTACGCCCCCGACCCGCTGAGCCGCCCGGCCCCGAAGACCCTCGGGGACGTACCGGCGGTCACCCCCGAGTCCACGGCCCTGGCCAAGGAGCTGAAGAAGCGGGGGCTGCGGTTCATCGGGCCGACCACCGCCTACGCCCTGATGCAGGCGTGCGGCCTGGTGGACGACCACCTCGCCGACTGCGTCTCCCGCCCCACCCCCGTGTAG
- the fdxA gene encoding ferredoxin, which yields MTYVIAQPCVDVKDKACIEECPVDCIYEGQRSLYIHPDECVDCGACEPVCPVEAIFYEDDTPDEWKDYYKANVEFFDDLGSPGGASKLGLIERDHAFIAALPPQNQ from the coding sequence GTGACCTACGTCATCGCGCAGCCTTGTGTCGACGTCAAGGACAAGGCCTGCATCGAAGAGTGCCCCGTCGACTGCATCTACGAGGGCCAGCGGTCCTTGTACATCCACCCGGACGAGTGCGTCGACTGTGGAGCCTGCGAGCCGGTCTGCCCGGTGGAAGCGATCTTCTACGAGGACGACACTCCGGACGAGTGGAAGGATTACTACAAGGCGAACGTCGAGTTCTTCGACGACCTCGGTTCGCCGGGTGGTGCCTCCAAGCTCGGCCTGATCGAGCGCGACCACGCGTTCATCGCCGCGCTGCCGCCGCAGAACCAGTAA
- a CDS encoding GNAT family N-acetyltransferase, with protein MEFTIGGRLEVRIAPADVGKRVSVRRLTEDGSDGSKFTDTVGVLTSWNDGVLCVTPKSGESVRIPESSLVAGKVVPSAPARRRGPAASFAELARVTARAWQPVESEPLGDWLLRASAGFTRRANSVLPLGDPGVPLGEALGRVRAWYAGRGLPAYVQTATGAEGAQEELCAVLEEHGWRREVTAEVRIAALAPVGDLPAEVSRVRLERTADAAWLARYQRVGTPGPEVTSVLHSGPSVWFATVPGEDGEAPAAIGRCVVDGRWAGFMAVEVAPEHRRRGLATAVMTALARQAMDEGASAAWLQVEADNEGARALYDGMGFATHHRYHHFRPV; from the coding sequence GTGGAATTCACCATCGGCGGACGGCTTGAGGTCCGAATTGCACCGGCTGACGTGGGCAAACGGGTATCAGTCCGGCGTCTGACCGAAGACGGCTCCGACGGGTCGAAATTCACCGACACGGTCGGCGTTCTCACATCATGGAACGACGGCGTGCTGTGCGTCACACCCAAGAGCGGCGAGTCGGTGCGCATCCCGGAGTCCTCGCTCGTGGCGGGCAAGGTCGTGCCGTCCGCCCCGGCCCGGCGGCGCGGTCCCGCCGCCTCCTTCGCCGAACTCGCCCGGGTGACCGCGCGCGCCTGGCAGCCCGTGGAGAGCGAACCGCTGGGCGACTGGCTGCTGCGCGCCTCCGCCGGATTCACCCGCCGCGCCAACTCGGTGCTGCCGCTGGGCGACCCGGGCGTGCCGCTCGGCGAGGCCCTCGGGCGGGTCCGCGCGTGGTACGCGGGCCGGGGGCTGCCCGCGTACGTACAGACCGCGACCGGTGCCGAGGGCGCGCAGGAGGAACTGTGCGCGGTGCTGGAGGAGCACGGCTGGCGGCGCGAGGTGACGGCGGAGGTGCGGATCGCGGCGCTCGCCCCCGTCGGTGACCTGCCGGCCGAGGTGTCCCGGGTCCGGCTGGAGCGTACGGCCGACGCGGCGTGGCTCGCGCGCTACCAGCGGGTCGGGACGCCGGGGCCCGAGGTGACGTCAGTGCTGCACAGCGGCCCGTCGGTGTGGTTCGCCACCGTGCCGGGCGAGGACGGCGAGGCGCCCGCCGCGATCGGGCGGTGCGTGGTGGACGGGCGGTGGGCCGGGTTCATGGCCGTCGAGGTGGCCCCCGAGCACCGACGCCGGGGCCTGGCGACCGCCGTGATGACGGCGCTGGCCCGGCAGGCGATGGACGAGGGCGCGTCCGCGGCCTGGCTCCAGGTCGAGGCGGACAACGAGGGCGCCCGCGCGCTGTACGACGGGATGGGCTTCGCGACGCACCACCGCTACCACCACTTCCGGCCGGTGTGA
- a CDS encoding TIGR00730 family Rossman fold protein, with protein MGNREDARIPEGAEVPEGAVRPEEQRLGPVLRRRDQVQPGTTDQRLLDSEDDSEWVHTDPWRVMRIQSEFVEGFGALAELPSAISVFGSARTPAGAPEYEAGVRIGRALVDAGFAVITGGGPGAMEAANRGAREASGISVGLGIELPFESGLNPHVDIGVNFRYFFVRKTMFVKYAQGFVVLPGGLGTLDELFEALTLVQTGKVTRFPIVLFGTAYWGGLVDWLRDTVVAQGKASEKDLLLFHVTDDVDEAVALVTKEVGR; from the coding sequence ATGGGCAACCGCGAGGACGCGCGCATTCCCGAGGGCGCGGAGGTCCCCGAGGGTGCGGTACGGCCCGAGGAGCAGCGACTCGGCCCCGTACTGCGCCGCAGGGACCAGGTGCAGCCCGGCACGACGGATCAGCGGCTGCTGGACTCCGAGGACGACTCCGAGTGGGTGCACACCGACCCGTGGCGGGTGATGCGCATCCAGTCGGAGTTCGTCGAGGGCTTCGGCGCGCTCGCCGAACTGCCGAGCGCCATCAGCGTCTTCGGCTCGGCCCGCACGCCCGCCGGTGCGCCGGAGTACGAGGCGGGTGTACGGATCGGCAGAGCGCTGGTCGACGCGGGCTTCGCCGTCATCACCGGGGGCGGCCCGGGCGCGATGGAGGCGGCGAACCGGGGCGCGCGCGAGGCGAGCGGCATCTCGGTCGGCCTCGGCATCGAGCTGCCCTTCGAGTCCGGGCTGAACCCGCACGTCGACATCGGCGTCAACTTCCGCTACTTCTTCGTCCGCAAGACGATGTTCGTCAAGTACGCGCAGGGCTTCGTCGTCCTGCCCGGCGGCCTGGGCACCCTGGACGAACTCTTCGAGGCCCTGACCCTGGTCCAGACGGGCAAGGTCACCCGCTTCCCGATCGTCCTCTTCGGCACGGCGTACTGGGGCGGCCTGGTGGACTGGCTCCGCGACACGGTGGTGGCGCAGGGCAAGGCGTCGGAGAAGGACCTGCTGCTGTTCCACGTCACGGACGACGTGGACGAGGCGGTGGCCCTGGTGACGAAGGAAGTGGGGCGCTGA
- the folP gene encoding dihydropteroate synthase codes for MLRLGRREFGAHEQVIMAIVNRTPDSFYDRGATFRDEPALARVERAVADGAAIIDIGGVKAGPGDEVTAEEEARRTVGFVAEVRRRHPDVVISVDTWRHEVGEAVCEAGADLLNDAWGGVDPKLAEVAARYGAGLVCTHAGGAEPRTRPHRVGYEDVMADILRVTVGLAERAVSLGVRADGIMIDPGHDFGKNTRHSLEATRRLGEMAETGWPVLVSLSNKDFVGETLDRPVKERLLGTLATTAVSAWLGARVYRVHEVAETRDVLDMVASLAGWRPPAVARRGLA; via the coding sequence GTGCTCCGGCTGGGGCGGCGTGAATTCGGGGCGCACGAGCAGGTGATCATGGCGATCGTGAACCGCACCCCGGACTCCTTCTACGACCGGGGCGCCACCTTCCGGGACGAGCCGGCCCTCGCCCGGGTCGAGCGGGCCGTGGCCGACGGCGCCGCGATCATCGACATCGGCGGCGTCAAGGCCGGCCCCGGTGACGAGGTCACCGCCGAGGAGGAGGCCCGCCGCACGGTCGGGTTCGTCGCCGAGGTGCGCCGCCGCCACCCGGACGTGGTGATCAGCGTCGACACCTGGCGCCACGAGGTCGGCGAGGCGGTCTGCGAGGCGGGGGCGGATCTGCTGAACGACGCGTGGGGCGGGGTGGACCCGAAGCTCGCGGAGGTCGCCGCGCGGTACGGGGCGGGGCTGGTGTGCACCCACGCGGGCGGGGCGGAGCCCCGGACCCGGCCGCACCGGGTGGGGTACGAGGACGTGATGGCCGACATCCTGCGGGTGACCGTGGGGCTGGCCGAGCGGGCCGTCTCCCTGGGGGTCAGGGCCGACGGGATCATGATCGACCCCGGTCACGACTTCGGGAAGAACACCCGGCACTCCCTGGAGGCGACGCGCCGGCTCGGCGAGATGGCGGAGACGGGGTGGCCGGTCCTGGTCTCGCTCTCCAACAAGGACTTCGTGGGCGAGACGCTGGACCGGCCGGTGAAGGAACGGCTGCTCGGGACGCTGGCGACGACGGCGGTGTCGGCGTGGCTGGGGGCGCGGGTGTACCGGGTGCACGAGGTGGCCGAGACGCGGGATGTCCTGGACATGGTGGCGTCCCTCGCGGGGTGGCGGCCACCGGCGGTCGCGCGGCGGGGGCTGGCGTAG
- a CDS encoding MFS transporter has product MVRARIAREVVRHGYERTLQAYDRTLVAPATFRSPLSDLLTRPRCMDAATRRWRAALFLFMLAAGTGMASWVARTPAVRDGLDVSTGAMGLVLFGLSTGSMAGVMASGPLVRRHGGRTTILGGVALIVAGLLVVAAGTALSLAAVVFAGLALFGAGMGMSEVAFNIEGAAVETAIGRPVLPVLHGCFSLGTVVGALLGMALTAAAFPVGWHLTLVAVLIAAAGTRAVLAIPPGTGKDDAPAAESGQGGLRGQLRVWRDRQLVLIGVIVLAMAFAEGAANDWLPLLMVDGYDVSPTAGSLTFLVFAASMTLGRLAGGPFLERFGRALVVRISGLTAALGLAVVIVAPSPLMAGAATVLWGLGASLGFPVTVSAAGDHPTDAAARVAAVSTAGYGAFLVGPPALGFLADHIGLRLTMTVVLALVALAAALAGALGPGREGDKPRVEAAPDAA; this is encoded by the coding sequence GTGGTTCGTGCGCGGATCGCCCGCGAAGTAGTCCGTCATGGGTACGAGCGTACACTCCAGGCGTACGATCGTACGCTCGTGGCGCCCGCCACTTTCCGCTCGCCGCTTTCCGACCTTCTGACGAGGCCCCGCTGTATGGATGCCGCCACACGCCGCTGGCGTGCCGCACTGTTCCTCTTCATGCTCGCCGCCGGTACCGGCATGGCCTCCTGGGTCGCGCGCACCCCGGCCGTCCGGGACGGGCTCGACGTGTCCACCGGCGCGATGGGTCTGGTGCTCTTCGGGCTCTCCACCGGTTCGATGGCCGGTGTCATGGCGTCCGGGCCGCTGGTGCGGCGCCACGGGGGCCGGACCACGATCCTCGGCGGGGTCGCCCTGATCGTCGCCGGGCTGCTGGTCGTCGCGGCCGGCACCGCCCTCTCGCTCGCCGCCGTGGTCTTCGCGGGGCTGGCCCTGTTCGGCGCCGGGATGGGCATGAGCGAGGTGGCGTTCAACATCGAGGGCGCCGCCGTCGAGACCGCCATCGGGCGGCCCGTCCTGCCGGTGCTGCACGGCTGCTTCAGCCTGGGCACCGTCGTCGGGGCGCTCCTCGGCATGGCGCTGACGGCGGCCGCGTTCCCCGTCGGCTGGCATCTGACACTCGTCGCGGTGCTGATAGCCGCGGCCGGTACGCGGGCGGTCCTCGCCATCCCGCCCGGCACCGGCAAGGACGACGCGCCCGCCGCCGAGTCCGGGCAGGGCGGCCTCCGCGGCCAGCTGCGCGTATGGCGCGACCGGCAGCTCGTCCTCATCGGCGTGATCGTGCTGGCAATGGCCTTCGCGGAGGGCGCGGCCAACGACTGGCTGCCGCTGCTCATGGTCGACGGGTACGACGTGAGCCCCACGGCGGGCTCGCTGACCTTCCTGGTCTTCGCCGCCTCGATGACCCTGGGCCGGCTCGCCGGCGGCCCCTTCCTGGAGCGGTTCGGCCGGGCGCTGGTCGTCCGGATCAGCGGCCTGACCGCCGCGCTGGGCCTGGCGGTGGTCATCGTCGCCCCGAGCCCCCTGATGGCGGGCGCCGCAACGGTGCTGTGGGGGCTCGGCGCGTCGCTCGGCTTCCCGGTCACGGTGTCCGCCGCAGGCGACCACCCGACGGACGCCGCCGCCCGGGTGGCCGCGGTCTCCACGGCGGGCTACGGCGCCTTCCTGGTCGGCCCGCCCGCCCTCGGCTTCCTCGCCGACCACATCGGCCTGCGCCTCACGATGACCGTGGTCCTGGCACTGGTCGCCCTCGCGGCTGCGCTGGCGGGGGCGCTGGGCCCCGGGCGGGAGGGCGACAAGCCGAGGGTGGAGGCGGCCCCGGACGCGGCCTAG